In a genomic window of Pedobacter sp. KBS0701:
- a CDS encoding DUF3098 domain-containing protein, which yields MAEKKTSPVVKDVKSELVFTKKNYQLLLISIAIVAVGFILMMGTTGDIYDFRRTLLAPIVVLAGFAFGIYAILKK from the coding sequence ATGGCAGAAAAAAAAACAAGTCCGGTTGTAAAGGACGTTAAAAGCGAATTGGTTTTTACCAAAAAAAACTATCAGTTATTGTTAATCAGCATAGCAATTGTAGCGGTTGGTTTTATCTTGATGATGGGCACTACTGGTGACATTTACGACTTCAGAAGAACTTTATTGGCTCCGATAGTGGTATTGGCAGGTTTTGCTTTTGGTATTTATGCAATCTTAAAAAAATAA
- a CDS encoding undecaprenyl-diphosphate phosphatase: protein MNAFEAIVLAIVEGLTEFLPVSSTGHMIIASSFMGIASEPFVKLFTIVIQLGAILSVVVLYFKRFFKSITFYIKLLVAFIPAAVFGLLLSKKIDELLESPMAVGISLLIGGIILLFVDKWFNKPTVLEEEKVTYLTALKIGFFQCIAMLPGVSRSGATIVGGMSQKLSRKVAAEFSFFLAVPTMFAATAKKLYDFYKEGHTITHDQTNLLIIGNVIAFVVALLAIKSFIGYLNKHGFKVFGWYRIAAGLIIIILLLSGHNLQII, encoded by the coding sequence ATGAACGCTTTTGAAGCTATTGTCCTTGCAATTGTTGAAGGATTAACTGAATTTTTACCTGTATCGAGCACTGGTCACATGATTATTGCATCATCATTTATGGGCATCGCATCCGAACCATTTGTAAAACTCTTCACCATTGTCATCCAGTTGGGCGCAATACTTTCGGTGGTTGTACTCTATTTTAAGAGATTCTTCAAATCAATAACTTTCTACATTAAATTGCTTGTTGCCTTTATTCCTGCGGCTGTATTTGGCCTGTTATTAAGCAAAAAAATCGACGAATTATTGGAAAGTCCGATGGCAGTAGGCATTTCTCTGCTAATTGGGGGGATCATCCTTTTATTTGTTGATAAATGGTTTAATAAACCCACGGTATTGGAAGAAGAAAAGGTAACTTATTTAACCGCTTTAAAAATTGGATTCTTTCAATGTATCGCCATGTTACCAGGTGTATCGCGCTCGGGAGCAACTATTGTTGGTGGGATGAGTCAGAAATTAAGCAGAAAAGTGGCCGCTGAGTTTTCATTTTTCCTTGCGGTACCGACTATGTTTGCTGCAACCGCGAAAAAACTGTACGATTTTTACAAAGAAGGGCACACCATTACCCATGATCAAACTAATCTTCTAATTATCGGTAACGTTATTGCTTTTGTGGTAGCACTATTGGCTATTAAAAGTTTTATCGGATACCTGAACAAACATGGTTTCAAAGTCTTTGGTTGGTACAGAATTGCTGCTGGTTTAATCATTATCATCCTGTTATTAAGCGGACACAACTTACAGATCATATAA
- the truB gene encoding tRNA pseudouridine(55) synthase TruB — protein MSTENSKFKDFNFAEGELLLINKPYKWTSFDVVGKIRNSLKPLKLKVGHAGTLDPLATGLLIICTGKLTKQIDTFQAEEKEYTGTMILGATTPSFDMETEVDETFDISHITEEEIYAACKAFIGNIEQYPPAHSAVKVNGERLYVKARLGEEVELRKRFVSVPEFEITRIELPEIDFRIVCSKGTYIRSLISDFGKTLNNGAYLSKLTRTRSGNFLLKDAFEVLELVNYIRSKKEEAKTETEA, from the coding sequence GTGAGTACCGAAAATTCTAAATTCAAAGACTTCAATTTTGCTGAAGGCGAATTGCTTTTAATTAACAAACCATACAAATGGACTTCATTTGATGTGGTTGGCAAAATACGTAATTCTTTAAAACCACTAAAACTAAAAGTTGGTCATGCCGGCACTTTAGATCCACTTGCTACAGGTTTATTGATTATCTGTACCGGCAAGCTAACCAAACAGATAGACACTTTTCAGGCTGAAGAGAAAGAATATACCGGCACCATGATTTTGGGCGCTACTACCCCGTCATTTGATATGGAAACGGAGGTTGATGAAACCTTCGACATCAGCCACATTACCGAAGAAGAAATTTATGCTGCCTGTAAAGCATTTATTGGCAATATCGAGCAATATCCGCCTGCACATTCAGCAGTCAAGGTAAATGGTGAACGTTTATACGTAAAAGCAAGATTGGGTGAAGAGGTTGAATTAAGGAAACGTTTTGTAAGTGTACCGGAATTTGAAATTACACGGATCGAACTGCCAGAAATCGATTTCAGGATTGTGTGTAGCAAAGGTACTTATATCCGTTCATTAATATCCGATTTTGGTAAAACTTTAAATAACGGCGCTTACCTTTCTAAACTTACCCGTACCCGAAGCGGAAACTTTTTACTAAAAGATGCGTTTGAGGTATTAGAACTTGTTAATTATATTCGCAGTAAAAAAGAAGAAGCTAAAACTGAAACAGAAGCATGA